The following coding sequences lie in one Mucilaginibacter sp. KACC 22773 genomic window:
- a CDS encoding LemA family protein — MKKLLSVILIAVAAVSLSSCSYNSMVKLDETVKAKWGAVQSDYQRRSDLIPNLVNTVKGAANFEKSTLTAVIEARAKATSVQVDPTKLTPESIKAFQSSQGELSSAIGRLLVVSEKYPDLKANENFRDLSVQLEGTENRINVSRKDFNDAVMEYNSKIRSFPANITAKMFGFSEKGYFTAEPGSEKAPKVEFN; from the coding sequence CTTAAGCTCATGTAGTTATAACAGCATGGTTAAGCTCGACGAAACTGTTAAAGCTAAATGGGGCGCCGTCCAAAGTGATTACCAGCGCCGCAGCGATCTGATACCCAATCTTGTAAATACGGTTAAAGGTGCCGCTAACTTTGAAAAAAGCACGTTGACCGCCGTAATAGAAGCCCGCGCAAAAGCAACATCGGTGCAGGTTGACCCAACAAAACTTACACCCGAATCTATCAAAGCTTTCCAGTCATCGCAGGGCGAGTTAAGCTCGGCCATTGGCAGGCTGCTGGTTGTATCAGAAAAATACCCGGATTTAAAAGCGAACGAAAACTTTCGCGACTTATCTGTTCAACTGGAAGGAACCGAAAACAGGATTAACGTATCCCGTAAGGATTTTAACGATGCCGTAATGGAATATAATTCCAAAATCCGCTCGTTCCCGGCTAACATCACGGCCAAAATGTTTGGCTTCTCCGAAAAAGGATATTTCACCGCCGAACCCGGAAGTGAGAAAGCACCGAAGGTTGAGTTCAATTAA
- a CDS encoding TPM domain-containing protein — MAVFNEEEQQRIRKAIEQAESRSSGEIRVCIEKKCTEDVLDRAAKYFFQLNMHKTALRHGVLIYVATVDRKFAIIGDAGINQVVPADFWDTTKEDMLQHFKYGDIVEGIVTGLQIAGEQLQKYFPHHAGDVNELPDDIAFMDGE; from the coding sequence ATGGCGGTATTTAACGAAGAAGAACAGCAACGTATCCGTAAGGCTATTGAGCAGGCCGAGAGCCGCAGCAGTGGCGAGATACGGGTTTGTATAGAAAAGAAATGCACCGAGGATGTGCTTGACCGGGCAGCGAAATATTTTTTTCAGCTTAATATGCACAAAACAGCCCTCAGACATGGGGTGTTGATTTATGTGGCCACTGTTGACCGAAAGTTTGCCATTATTGGCGATGCCGGGATTAACCAGGTTGTGCCTGCCGATTTTTGGGATACAACCAAGGAGGATATGCTGCAGCATTTTAAATACGGCGATATTGTTGAAGGTATTGTAACCGGCCTGCAAATTGCCGGCGAACAACTGCAAAAATATTTCCCGCACCATGCCGGTGATGTTAACGAACTACCCGATGATATCGCTTTTATGGATGGCGAATAA
- a CDS encoding TPM domain-containing protein — protein sequence MFKKLTIFFSLLLCSAMAFAQDFPERSTTLVTDYTNTLSADDKQKLESKLVAFNDSTSTQIAVVIMKSTGSYDINDYGQQLLRKWGIGQKEKNNGILVIVAISDRKMAIQTGYGAEGPLPDVLTQRIIQDDMKPHFKAGDYYGGLDAATDNIIKATKGEFKAEAQENDQSSGGDGAGIIILIVIVVVILIIIFRNRGGGGGRQIIDRRGGASPFWWFLAGSMLGGSGRSSGSDWGGFSGGSGGGGGGGFGGFGGGSGGGGGSSGSW from the coding sequence ATGTTTAAAAAACTCACGATATTTTTTAGCCTGCTGCTTTGCTCCGCGATGGCGTTTGCACAGGATTTTCCGGAACGGTCGACCACGCTGGTTACCGATTATACCAATACTTTGTCGGCCGATGATAAGCAAAAGCTGGAAAGCAAATTGGTTGCTTTTAACGATTCTACATCCACGCAAATAGCTGTGGTGATCATGAAATCAACCGGCAGTTATGATATTAACGACTATGGCCAGCAACTGCTGCGCAAATGGGGTATTGGGCAAAAAGAAAAGAACAACGGCATCCTGGTAATTGTTGCTATAAGCGACCGTAAAATGGCTATCCAAACCGGTTATGGCGCCGAAGGGCCATTGCCTGATGTACTTACCCAGCGCATTATACAGGATGATATGAAACCCCATTTTAAAGCGGGCGATTATTATGGCGGGCTGGATGCGGCTACAGACAATATTATAAAAGCTACCAAAGGCGAATTTAAGGCCGAAGCACAGGAAAACGACCAAAGCAGCGGCGGAGACGGCGCGGGAATCATCATCCTGATTGTGATAGTAGTTGTTATATTAATTATCATATTTCGTAACCGCGGCGGTGGTGGCGGCCGGCAAATTATCGACCGCAGGGGTGGCGCAAGCCCTTTCTGGTGGTTTTTGGCCGGCAGCATGCTTGGCGGCAGCGGCCGCAGCAGTGGGTCTGACTGGGGCGGTTTCTCCGGAGGAAGCGGAGGCGGTGGCGGTGGAGGCTTTGGCGGTTTCGGCGGCGGCAGCGGCGGTGGCGGCGGATCAAGCGGTAGCTGGTAG
- a CDS encoding NUDIX hydrolase gives MSKDLTWKLLSSTYIHKGPWATLRVDRCEMPDKRIVEDYYVLEYPSWVNAVAVTEDNKILMVTQYRHAADIISLEIPGGVVDPGEEPVHAIRRELLEETGYQFDEFELICTVYGNPSTANNQTFTYFTKGGKKVQGQELDDHEELIVEEYTIEEIKQLLLDNKIKQAMHCAGLFYGMLKLGAL, from the coding sequence ATGAGTAAAGATCTTACCTGGAAACTACTATCATCTACTTACATACATAAAGGCCCTTGGGCTACATTACGCGTTGATCGCTGTGAAATGCCCGATAAACGAATTGTTGAAGACTACTATGTTTTAGAATACCCAAGCTGGGTTAATGCGGTAGCGGTAACCGAAGACAATAAAATATTAATGGTAACGCAATACCGCCACGCAGCCGATATTATTTCACTCGAAATTCCGGGAGGCGTAGTTGATCCCGGGGAAGAACCCGTTCATGCCATCCGCCGCGAACTGCTGGAAGAAACCGGCTACCAGTTTGATGAATTTGAACTTATTTGCACCGTATATGGCAACCCATCAACCGCCAATAACCAAACCTTTACCTATTTTACCAAAGGCGGCAAAAAAGTACAAGGCCAGGAGCTGGATGATCATGAAGAGCTTATTGTCGAAGAGTATACTATTGAAGAAATAAAACAATTGCTGCTTGATAACAAAATAAAACAAGCCATGCATTGCGCCGGGTTGTTTTATGGGATGTTAAAACTGGGGGCGCTGTAA
- a CDS encoding nuclear transport factor 2 family protein: MKKIFFLSIILFASLKTFAQQADKEAVKQTINTMFDAMRKGDSTMLRSAFHKNIVFEGVANKKDGTVELNIDNPNDFIKAVGTPHKEIWDEQITFNDIKIDGDLASVWTPYKFYLGKTFSHCGVDVFQLMRTAAGWKIIYVVDTRRKGNCPE, translated from the coding sequence ATGAAAAAGATATTCTTTTTGAGCATCATCCTTTTTGCATCCCTCAAAACCTTTGCCCAGCAAGCCGATAAGGAGGCTGTAAAGCAAACCATTAACACCATGTTTGATGCCATGCGCAAAGGCGATAGTACCATGCTGCGGTCGGCTTTTCATAAAAACATTGTTTTTGAAGGAGTTGCCAATAAAAAGGATGGTACTGTTGAACTAAACATAGATAACCCCAATGATTTCATAAAAGCCGTAGGCACGCCTCACAAAGAAATATGGGACGAGCAGATAACCTTTAACGACATAAAAATAGATGGCGACCTAGCCAGCGTTTGGACACCCTATAAATTTTACCTGGGCAAAACCTTTAGCCATTGCGGGGTTGATGTTTTCCAGCTGATGCGCACTGCGGCGGGCTGGAAAATTATTTATGTTGTTGATACCCGCCGTAAAGGCAATTGCCCGGAATGA
- a CDS encoding PepSY-associated TM helix domain-containing protein gives MTFKKVMLFIHRWLGFISGLVVFLVSITGCVFCFQDEIQDAIHNYRHVKNEYKPYLPPSVLKAEGLKGHPGATASYMFYYGADRPAGVLVNLPKDKGMLYVYLNPYTGRVTHTENPESNFFIIVEYIHLYLLLPPEIGGRVVGISVIIFVVLMITGIILWWPKRKTDRKRSFTIKWNGRWRRVNYDLHNVLGFYVTGVAIILAITGLAIAFNWVREGIYTTANLGKAYPEEKAVLKSDSLLKGKTDSRFVIDKAFESAQAGSPRAEMFLLFDDASASATIGISAYAQSLHYYKSDEYTFEKYTGKMLKKTTHAQKSPGMKMNNMNYDLHVGQVLGLTGKIIAFLASLICASLPITGFIIWLGKRKKGKSKNGKRVAHRRVVKQMAV, from the coding sequence ATGACGTTCAAAAAAGTCATGTTATTTATACATCGCTGGCTCGGCTTTATATCCGGGCTGGTGGTGTTTTTGGTGAGTATTACCGGTTGTGTCTTTTGTTTCCAGGACGAGATCCAGGATGCTATCCACAACTATCGCCACGTAAAAAACGAGTATAAACCCTACCTGCCGCCATCGGTACTGAAAGCCGAAGGTTTGAAAGGACATCCCGGCGCCACGGCCAGCTACATGTTTTATTATGGGGCCGACAGGCCGGCCGGTGTACTGGTGAATTTGCCAAAAGATAAGGGAATGTTGTATGTATACCTTAACCCTTATACAGGGCGGGTTACCCACACCGAAAACCCGGAAAGTAATTTTTTCATTATTGTTGAATACATTCATTTATACCTGTTATTGCCACCTGAAATAGGCGGCCGGGTGGTGGGTATTTCGGTTATTATATTTGTGGTACTCATGATAACCGGCATCATCCTGTGGTGGCCTAAACGTAAAACCGACCGCAAGCGCAGCTTCACCATAAAATGGAACGGCCGCTGGCGCAGGGTTAATTACGATTTGCATAACGTACTGGGTTTTTATGTTACCGGCGTTGCCATAATTTTAGCTATAACCGGTTTAGCTATAGCCTTCAACTGGGTGAGGGAAGGCATATATACTACAGCTAACCTTGGCAAGGCCTATCCCGAAGAAAAAGCAGTGTTAAAATCCGATTCGCTTTTAAAAGGCAAAACCGATTCGCGTTTTGTTATCGATAAAGCGTTTGAATCCGCCCAGGCAGGGTCGCCCCGGGCCGAAATGTTTTTGCTTTTTGATGACGCATCCGCTTCGGCAACTATCGGTATAAGCGCTTACGCCCAAAGCCTGCATTATTATAAAAGTGATGAGTATACTTTTGAAAAGTATACCGGCAAAATGCTCAAAAAAACTACCCATGCCCAAAAAAGCCCCGGCATGAAAATGAATAACATGAATTACGATTTACACGTTGGCCAGGTGCTGGGCCTTACAGGTAAAATCATTGCCTTTTTAGCCAGTCTGATTTGCGCCTCGTTACCCATAACCGGATTCATCATATGGCTGGGTAAGCGTAAAAAAGGTAAGTCAAAAAATGGGAAAAGGGTGGCGCATAGGAGGGTGGTAAAACAGATGGCCGTTTGA
- a CDS encoding TonB-dependent receptor: MNQLQPYLYKLFSTVFLSAMLLLMVTPVFAQQNRGTVSGHVITNTNKPADNVSVMLKGTKYGAVTNDDGDFSFRAPQGKYTLVVSQVGSQSQEAAVEVIAGKTIVIPQFTVSDATHGLQEVNINANKTNKFKYKKSVDVSKMPLSNLENASVYNSISSQLLQEQQVFSVDDAIRNASGIQKMWEATGRGGDGGAYYASRGFVVQSALRNGIAGNVTSSIDASNIDRIEIIKGPSATLFGSSLTSYGGLINRVTKKPYDSFGGEASISAGNFDFQRVSADINTPLDARKKVLFRLNTAYNHEGSFQNTGLNRTIAVAPSLVYNATERLSISVDAELFYGKSIGKPIFFFPYGVTIAQLGHDRADELPIDYKQSYMGNDLTETSRSTNFYGEVKYKISNSWTSRTNIASTHSYSDGFGPYYYLLPGDSISRNDQSTRKSKDDMIEIQQNFNGDFKIGKLRNRFVGGLDFFRDNSNQFFFGSTLDTVSLKGNQNYGNFNKAAMDATYATGTYGFTYPAIYIRNTYSAYLSDVFNITDQLLASAALRVDRFVNIGNYDPTTKTRYGAYRQTAFSPKFGLVYLPVKDHVSLFANYQNSFRNQTGITEDNKPLKPEHANQIEGGVKLDLFEGKLSSTISYYDIKVKDITRPSATPNRVIQDGTQLSKGIEAEVIANPIAGLNAVLGFSYNDSKYDATTNADVANRRPGTASSPYLANFWVSYRLQKGTVKGLGFGFGGNYASDNKIINSVSQGVFTLPAYTIFNASAFYDLKHYRIGAKMDNLTNQKYWIGYTTVNPQKLRNYALTFTYKF, translated from the coding sequence ATGAATCAACTCCAACCCTACCTTTACAAATTATTTTCTACTGTTTTTTTATCCGCTATGTTACTTTTAATGGTTACACCGGTATTTGCCCAGCAAAATCGCGGTACCGTTAGCGGGCATGTAATTACCAATACCAATAAGCCGGCCGACAATGTTTCGGTGATGTTAAAAGGCACCAAATATGGCGCTGTTACAAATGATGACGGGGATTTTAGCTTCAGGGCGCCACAGGGTAAATACACGCTGGTAGTTTCGCAGGTTGGCAGCCAAAGTCAGGAAGCCGCCGTTGAGGTTATTGCTGGTAAAACCATTGTTATACCCCAGTTCACCGTGTCTGATGCTACCCACGGTTTACAGGAAGTAAATATCAACGCTAACAAAACCAACAAGTTTAAATATAAAAAGAGCGTTGATGTATCTAAAATGCCTTTGAGCAACCTGGAAAACGCTTCGGTTTATAATAGTATAAGCAGCCAGTTATTGCAGGAGCAACAGGTATTTTCCGTTGATGACGCCATACGCAACGCATCGGGAATCCAAAAAATGTGGGAGGCAACCGGCCGCGGCGGCGATGGCGGCGCCTATTATGCCAGTCGTGGTTTTGTAGTGCAATCTGCATTACGTAACGGTATCGCCGGTAATGTTACCAGCTCGATTGATGCATCCAATATCGATCGCATCGAGATTATTAAAGGCCCATCGGCCACTTTGTTCGGTAGCAGTCTTACTTCATATGGAGGCTTAATTAATCGCGTAACCAAAAAACCCTATGACTCATTTGGCGGCGAAGCTTCCATCTCGGCAGGCAACTTTGATTTTCAGCGTGTGAGCGCCGATATCAACACCCCGCTCGACGCCAGGAAAAAGGTATTGTTTCGCTTAAACACAGCTTATAATCATGAGGGTAGCTTTCAAAACACAGGCCTTAACCGCACTATAGCTGTGGCGCCAAGCCTGGTTTATAACGCTACGGAGAGGTTAAGTATCTCGGTAGATGCAGAGTTGTTTTACGGGAAAAGCATTGGTAAGCCCATCTTCTTTTTTCCGTATGGTGTAACCATAGCCCAGCTTGGACATGATCGGGCTGATGAGCTTCCTATCGATTACAAGCAATCGTACATGGGAAATGATTTAACCGAAACATCAAGAAGCACCAATTTTTATGGCGAAGTAAAATACAAGATCTCCAATTCGTGGACCTCGCGCACCAACATCGCATCAACCCATAGCTACTCCGATGGTTTTGGGCCTTACTATTACCTGCTTCCCGGCGATTCAATTTCCCGCAATGATCAGTCGACCCGCAAAAGCAAGGATGATATGATCGAAATTCAGCAAAACTTTAATGGTGATTTCAAGATCGGGAAGTTAAGGAACAGGTTTGTGGGCGGGCTTGATTTTTTCAGGGACAACTCCAACCAGTTTTTCTTCGGGAGTACGCTTGATACCGTATCATTAAAAGGGAACCAAAATTATGGCAACTTTAATAAAGCCGCGATGGATGCCACGTATGCAACTGGTACCTATGGCTTTACCTACCCGGCCATCTACATCCGCAACACCTACAGCGCATATTTATCTGATGTATTTAACATTACCGATCAGTTGCTTGCATCGGCGGCCCTGCGGGTAGATCGTTTTGTAAATATCGGCAACTACGATCCTACAACTAAAACCAGGTATGGCGCATATCGGCAAACTGCTTTCTCTCCAAAATTCGGCCTGGTTTATCTGCCTGTTAAAGATCATGTATCATTATTTGCCAATTACCAAAACAGTTTCCGCAACCAAACAGGCATTACCGAAGATAATAAACCGCTTAAACCCGAGCACGCCAATCAAATTGAAGGTGGTGTTAAGCTGGATTTGTTTGAAGGTAAACTGAGCAGTACTATAAGCTACTACGATATTAAAGTTAAAGATATTACCCGCCCATCGGCTACGCCAAACAGGGTTATCCAGGATGGTACCCAGTTGAGCAAAGGCATCGAGGCCGAAGTAATTGCCAACCCTATTGCGGGCTTAAATGCTGTTTTGGGCTTCTCATACAACGATTCAAAATACGATGCAACCACCAATGCCGATGTGGCCAACCGTCGGCCGGGTACGGCATCATCGCCCTACCTGGCCAATTTTTGGGTAAGTTATCGTTTACAAAAAGGCACCGTTAAAGGTTTAGGATTTGGGTTTGGCGGCAACTACGCCAGCGATAACAAAATTATTAACAGCGTAAGCCAGGGTGTATTTACTTTGCCCGCATACACCATTTTTAATGCATCGGCGTTTTACGACCTTAAGCATTACCGTATAGGCGCCAAGATGGATAACCTTACCAACCAAAAATACTGGATAGGCTATACCACCGTTAACCCGCAAAAATTAAGAAACTACGCCCTTACATTTACCTATAAATTTTAA
- a CDS encoding hydrogen peroxide-inducible genes activator, translating into MTITQLEYIVAVDTYRSFVLAAEKCFITQPTLSMQVQKLEDTLGVKIFDRSKQPVTPTEIGIEIITQARIMLSESEKIKEIITDRQKELSGELRVGIIPTVSPYILPKIIHGFIEKYPQVKLIVWEQTTEEIVQQLKLGMIDCGILSTPLHESNLTEIPVFYENFVAYVSKNSKLSKKKSITPDDIDMEEIWILNEGHCMREQVLNICQRRKATKGFQHFEYNTGSVETLKRMVDQNNGATILPELALTDLTDKQLDKVRYFKTPEPAREVSIVIQRNFLKRRLIEALKNEILEFVPKRMKSKKKKEVMDI; encoded by the coding sequence ATGACCATAACCCAGCTTGAATACATTGTAGCAGTTGATACTTACCGCAGCTTTGTTTTAGCCGCCGAAAAATGTTTTATTACCCAGCCAACCCTAAGTATGCAGGTACAGAAACTGGAGGATACCCTTGGCGTAAAAATATTTGACCGCAGCAAACAACCCGTAACACCAACCGAAATTGGTATAGAAATAATTACCCAGGCACGCATTATGTTGTCTGAAAGTGAAAAGATCAAAGAAATTATTACCGACAGGCAAAAAGAGTTATCAGGCGAATTAAGGGTTGGTATTATCCCTACTGTATCGCCCTATATATTGCCGAAGATCATTCACGGTTTTATCGAAAAATACCCGCAGGTAAAGCTTATTGTATGGGAACAAACCACCGAGGAAATCGTTCAGCAATTGAAATTGGGAATGATTGATTGTGGTATATTATCAACGCCGCTACATGAAAGTAACTTAACCGAGATACCTGTTTTTTACGAAAACTTCGTGGCCTACGTGTCTAAAAATAGCAAACTATCCAAAAAGAAAAGTATCACGCCCGACGATATTGATATGGAGGAAATCTGGATCCTGAACGAGGGGCATTGCATGCGCGAACAGGTATTAAATATTTGCCAGCGCCGCAAAGCCACCAAAGGCTTCCAGCATTTTGAATATAATACAGGCAGTGTTGAAACCCTTAAACGCATGGTTGACCAAAACAACGGCGCCACGATATTACCCGAACTTGCCCTCACAGATTTAACCGATAAACAGCTCGACAAGGTTCGATACTTTAAAACGCCAGAACCGGCCCGTGAAGTAAGCATAGTTATCCAGCGCAACTTTTTGAAACGCCGCCTGATTGAAGCCCTCAAAAATGAAATCCTTGAGTTTGTACCCAAACGAATGAAAAGCAAAAAGAAAAAAGAGGTAATGGATATATAG
- the glmS gene encoding glutamine--fructose-6-phosphate transaminase (isomerizing), whose product MCGIVGYIGYRDAYPIVIKGLHRLEYRGYDSAGVALLNKELKVYKKAGKVDDLEKFVKDIDLKGSLGMGHTRWATHGEPSDRNSHPHSSGNRRLTIIHNGIIENYGIIKETLIAKGHIFKSDTDTEVLIHLIEDIMDQTGLGLREAVRVSLTKVIGAYAIVIMSADEPDLLIAARKGSPMVIGVGKGEYFVASDATPIVEYTKNVIYLNDNEIAYIHRDSLLIKNIDNSVQTPYIQELDLKLEMLEKGGYEHFMLKEIYEQPRSIRDCLRGRIYPQQGKVQLGGIKEYTEKLKNVDRIIIIACGTSWHAGLVGEYLIEEYARVPVEVEYASEFRYRNPIITEKDLVIAISQSGETADTMAAIELAKEKGATIFGICNVVGASIPRTTHAGVYTHAGPEIGVASTKAFTAQVSVLTLIAFYIAQQRGKITQSKLVEYLTELNQIPQLVEEALKCNDHVIKIAAKFKDSTNCLFLGRGSSFPVALEGALKLKEISYIHAEGYPAAEMKHGPIALIDDDMPVVVIATQSSSYEKVISNIQEVKARKGHVIAIVTEGDTEVRDMADYVIEIPQTHEAFVPLIATIPLQLLAYHIAVMRGCNVDQPRNLAKSVTVE is encoded by the coding sequence ATGTGCGGAATTGTTGGTTATATAGGTTACCGGGATGCTTATCCCATCGTTATAAAAGGGCTTCATCGTTTAGAATACAGGGGGTATGACAGCGCCGGTGTTGCGCTGTTAAATAAAGAACTTAAGGTTTATAAAAAGGCCGGCAAGGTTGATGACCTTGAGAAATTTGTAAAGGATATTGATCTTAAAGGGTCATTAGGGATGGGTCATACACGCTGGGCAACCCACGGCGAGCCAAGCGACCGCAATTCGCATCCACATTCGTCGGGCAACCGTAGGCTTACGATAATACATAATGGCATTATCGAAAACTATGGCATTATCAAAGAAACGCTTATTGCCAAAGGCCACATTTTTAAAAGTGATACCGATACCGAAGTGTTAATACACCTGATAGAAGATATCATGGATCAAACCGGGCTTGGCCTGCGGGAGGCCGTAAGGGTATCTTTAACCAAAGTAATTGGCGCGTATGCCATTGTTATCATGAGCGCAGATGAACCCGACCTGTTAATAGCGGCGCGTAAAGGCAGCCCGATGGTTATAGGTGTTGGCAAAGGCGAGTATTTTGTAGCATCAGATGCCACGCCGATTGTGGAGTATACCAAAAACGTGATTTATTTAAATGATAACGAAATTGCTTACATACACCGGGATAGCCTGCTGATAAAAAATATCGATAACTCGGTACAAACACCCTATATCCAGGAGCTCGACCTGAAGCTGGAGATGCTGGAAAAAGGCGGATACGAGCACTTTATGCTAAAAGAGATATATGAGCAGCCTCGTTCTATCCGCGATTGTTTACGCGGGCGCATTTATCCGCAGCAAGGTAAGGTACAATTGGGCGGCATTAAAGAATACACCGAGAAGCTGAAGAATGTCGACAGGATCATCATCATTGCTTGCGGAACATCATGGCATGCCGGCCTGGTTGGCGAGTATTTGATTGAGGAATACGCCCGCGTACCCGTGGAAGTGGAGTACGCCTCGGAGTTTAGATACCGTAACCCCATCATCACCGAAAAAGATTTGGTAATAGCCATCTCCCAATCAGGCGAAACTGCCGATACCATGGCGGCTATTGAACTGGCTAAAGAAAAAGGCGCCACCATTTTTGGCATATGTAACGTGGTAGGTGCATCCATTCCACGTACTACGCATGCCGGTGTTTATACGCATGCCGGCCCCGAAATAGGGGTGGCATCAACCAAAGCGTTTACAGCCCAGGTAAGTGTTTTAACGCTGATAGCGTTTTATATAGCCCAGCAGCGTGGTAAAATAACCCAAAGTAAGCTGGTTGAATATTTGACCGAATTAAACCAGATCCCTCAACTGGTTGAGGAGGCTTTAAAATGCAACGATCACGTGATAAAGATAGCCGCGAAATTTAAAGATTCAACCAATTGCCTGTTCCTGGGCAGGGGCAGCTCATTCCCGGTAGCGTTGGAAGGTGCTTTAAAGCTCAAGGAGATCTCCTATATTCATGCCGAAGGTTATCCCGCTGCCGAAATGAAGCATGGCCCTATAGCGCTAATTGACGATGATATGCCGGTGGTTGTTATTGCGACCCAAAGCTCATCGTACGAAAAAGTGATTAGTAACATACAGGAGGTAAAGGCCCGCAAAGGACACGTAATAGCCATTGTTACCGAAGGTGATACCGAAGTAAGGGACATGGCCGACTATGTGATTGAGATACCTCAAACCCACGAAGCATTTGTGCCGCTTATTGCTACTATCCCATTACAACTATTAGCTTACCACATAGCCGTAATGCGCGGTTGTAATGTAGACCAGCCACGAAATTTGGCAAAATCGGTAACGGTGGAGTAG
- a CDS encoding DUF4270 family protein: MKFFRLDLLTLLISLFIFNSCKRQEGIGLGVDTSTQTSGTLLVDTTVTIKTVDEDTATVVTSGLTKTPLGEFVDPVFGTTKTNVALGIQLPTAPYTVPAGTLTIDSAVLVLGYADGFYGDSVVTRYKINVYQLQDKPVNQTYYGTNRWANQGTVLATKTFTANTHDSLTIARIRKDTVDTVQRVAPQLRVPFSKQFIYDHLFNANGTALASNAAFQDAVKGLYLTLQRAQSSNAGGTLQLNLASAGSHLDVFYKAKKDTTTDTASVSLTFPIHAAEIRRQYSETVTKAKTAGGTTQTTVYLQGLGALRAKVGFPGISKLNPDSIVLNRAELVITPVQGSGIPYAPLPKLTMYQLDIAKQRILIQDASASNPLYQAGIFGGFYSNTTKEPVKAYRFVITSYIQDLIRKKTIDYGTYIAPIDATEVNSTTGATGITPSAQIAARSILIGSDNNSSYRIKLNIFYTKIPKL; encoded by the coding sequence ATGAAATTTTTCAGATTAGACTTATTGACCCTGTTAATAAGTCTTTTTATTTTCAATAGCTGTAAGCGCCAGGAGGGCATAGGTTTAGGGGTAGATACATCAACCCAAACATCTGGCACTTTGCTTGTTGATACTACTGTTACCATTAAAACTGTTGACGAAGATACTGCAACCGTAGTTACATCCGGCTTGACCAAAACACCGCTTGGCGAGTTTGTTGACCCGGTTTTTGGTACAACAAAAACAAATGTTGCACTGGGTATCCAGTTACCAACCGCCCCTTATACTGTTCCGGCCGGTACACTTACTATAGATTCGGCCGTGCTTGTGCTGGGTTATGCTGATGGGTTTTACGGCGATTCTGTTGTGACACGGTATAAGATAAACGTGTACCAGTTACAGGACAAGCCGGTTAACCAAACCTATTACGGTACCAATCGCTGGGCTAACCAGGGGACTGTTTTGGCAACCAAAACATTTACTGCCAACACACACGATAGTTTAACCATCGCCCGGATACGGAAAGATACTGTTGATACTGTGCAAAGAGTGGCCCCACAGTTACGTGTGCCTTTCAGCAAACAATTTATTTATGATCATCTGTTTAATGCAAATGGTACTGCTTTGGCTTCCAATGCGGCTTTCCAGGATGCTGTTAAAGGTTTATACCTTACTTTACAAAGGGCACAGTCATCAAATGCAGGCGGCACATTGCAATTAAACCTTGCTTCTGCCGGTTCGCATCTGGATGTGTTTTATAAGGCAAAAAAGGATACTACAACTGATACGGCAAGCGTATCATTAACCTTCCCAATACATGCCGCTGAGATAAGGCGCCAGTACAGCGAAACTGTAACCAAAGCCAAAACAGCCGGGGGAACTACCCAAACTACAGTTTATCTGCAAGGCCTGGGCGCATTGCGTGCAAAAGTTGGTTTTCCGGGTATAAGCAAGCTTAACCCCGACTCAATAGTGTTAAACCGGGCCGAATTGGTAATAACGCCCGTTCAGGGTTCCGGCATTCCGTATGCGCCATTACCTAAGCTGACCATGTATCAATTGGACATTGCCAAACAGCGCATTTTAATACAGGATGCATCGGCATCAAACCCGCTTTACCAGGCAGGCATATTTGGAGGTTTTTACTCCAACACAACCAAAGAACCGGTAAAAGCCTATCGTTTTGTAATTACAAGCTACATCCAGGATCTTATACGTAAAAAAACCATAGATTATGGAACTTACATTGCCCCCATTGATGCTACCGAAGTAAATTCAACCACCGGGGCTACCGGGATAACCCCGAGCGCACAAATTGCGGCCCGTTCGATTTTGATTGGCAGCGATAATAATTCATCTTATCGCATTAAACTGAACATCTTTTATACCAAGATACCCAAGCTGTAA